GTCTTTTACAAGAAATTATACATCAATTGACTTTATTTTTGAGTCAGTTGTTCCGTGAAACATGAGGACACTTATCACATCATTATCAATCAGGCAACGAGGAAGAAATCATCTGCTAAAATACAGCAGATGTGAACCTTGCTCATAAATACTGATAACAACATGAATAAAATTAGATCTGAAATCACATTGTTTATCATGTCTCAGCAGTGACCTGGTTATGACATGACATCATGATGTCTTATGATAACGCTTGTTACATAATCCCTTGATAGGCTTGATAATGTGATCACTACCACCACCTTCCAATCGTtaaaaatatgtgtgtgtgtgcttacacacacacacacacacacacctgtgaagGGGTGgtatatattaagcagcaagtgaacagtcagttatcGAAGTTGATGTCTTGTGACctggtcagagcatctccaaaacagcaggtcttgtgaGGTGGACTGGAGGGTCCTCATCTCCAGTATATGAGAATTCTTAGatctcagactctctctctctcacactcacacacaccgcaACTAAACGTGGCATGGCACATGGATTAACATCTTTTTTACGAGACGTGTATGGTTATTTATCTCAGTCTGATCAGTTTAGTGAGTGATTATGTTGATGATAACAAGGAAGTGCTAGAAATTTAGCTCGTCATGAAAAACAGGAGGATGCTAATATTAGTCTTAAGCTTTTTTATTTGGACACTTATGACATCAATATGATTATCACTGTCATCTAAACATGGTGAATCGTTGTCACTGGTGTACATAAATCCTGTCTCATCCAGTGAGAACAGATGCGGGCGCTTCCGATAGCTAACCGTATTCACTCACAGAGACACTGTCACTCCACAGCTGTTCAGTCAGTAGTGAAATATAACTCACAAAAACTTCAGAAATGGCAATGGGAACACACCCTGTTTCCTTTGCAAAATAAAAATGAAGCTTATACTACAGCAGATATGTCTTTAAAAATGGCATCACTACAGGACAATTCTAACAGGCTAGCAGTAGCTGCTATGGGATATAGAGATTAAAAAAGTATGTCAGTAATAaacgttaaaggggaactgaaggcaaatttttttattagcaAATttgtatttatctcattttataaaacgtAGGAATAcattttttgatcgctattttgtcgctgctatagcaagttatgagtgtttgaaatatgcgctgtaatatatcagtccatatgtcaaagcaatggctgtaaacgaaattcgttgagacctgtgcgagacatcgtaggacggaagtaaaacatacggcagaaatcaaagtgaccaacatctgccaatgttgtcaaaagatgcgcgcgccctgtttcgaatgctgatgtaatcaagccagaagttttccttgtgtctgaaatcgctccctaatcactatatagggcactatatatagtggggacaccattttgtagtgctgtccgaaaccttagtgaggattatgtgggaaatgcactcagtataatatgtatttctcacaaaaatacacgcatgtatttattattttgaaaacccaccagctgcctgatctggcacgttttaattatgcgacagtaatgacgtaaataccagcgcaatggactagtgtccgaaagcgttttttttccctccatttaaccagtgagctcactacagtatatagtcctctatatagtaaattCCCTATACAGTATAGGGAgtggggagtagtgaatgagtgagtgattttggacacagggtttgtTTTTTTGATAACGATCAGGAAAGTTAgaagaaagtaggcagtaatcgtcatttaaactcgtttttgtgcagtaTTTTGTTCAGAAAACAGTTCTTTTGGTGGAATAAATGGGACCCAAGATGCCAAGTACATGTTTTGCACCTCATGGTGGTCTGAGTGGCCGTAATGCATCAAAACTGGTTTCTTTTCACTGACTGCCAGCAAATGACGAAATCGCTAGAAAATGGCTTATTGCTGTGGGTGTGCAAGAAGTGGATGGGTATCTACAAAATCGGCAGAGGTACACGCTATGCTCTCTGCATTTTGATGAAGATTGTTTCCTGTCCATTGCATCAGGAAAGAGGGTCCTTGTGAATACTTCAATTCCCACGATTAGTTATTAAGAAATGTATCTAAAAATATTATAATATAAGATAAAATATCTGAAATACTCAATTATTGTTATGTCGACTTGTTATAGAGGTCTGAttgtcaaaatgttttttttcacaTGCAGAAATACCTGACACTTGATTCACCAAGCAACACCAGAGATGTTTCACTGCCTGACACCCCGTCTCCACTGATCTCCATGGTAAGGCTGTTCATGTATTTTCAAAGGCTTATATACATATTGGTTTTTCAATTTTATGGTACCACTCAGATATGAGAAATAGGGAACCTGAATTAAAATGGAAAATAGTATATTCACAATATATTTGATTTGAAGCAAATTGTAATcagcttattttttttattttgcagagAAACACTGCCAAACCACTGCGAGATGTTGGAAACGTTTCACCTGTAACACCAATACCTTGCATGTCATCAACCGCCCTAAGGACCAGTCTACTTATTGACACACCTGCCACAGTTCCATTGTTGAGCTCCCACACTGCAGCACCACACCAAAAAGCGAATCCATGTGCTTGTCAGACATTATTAGCCTCAGGTTCCAAACATAAAGCTGACACACCAATGCAGTTTTATCCCAGCAAGATTTCTAAGAAGATGAACACAGTTTCGGTTGGGGAACAGGCACGACAGAATATGTCCGGTCGTGGAGTTCAGACAAAAACCAGTATCACCCGTCGCAGCATACAGGTATGTTTTACTATTGAACTTTACTCCTGAAACATGGTTTTATTCATAATTAATTGATTGTAATTTTTGTGAATGTATTTGTACAAATGTTGTCTAAATATATTTATTACAGACTGTCATGACTAATAGGACTCAGTCAACACAAGCCTCTTTTCCATTGATGGCGAAGAAATATAAATCCTCTGGAACACAGACTTACGAAAGACACACAACTACAGCAACACAAACAGTTCAATCAAATGTTCAGTGTTCAACACGAACTGAGACAACAGGCTACGTGGAGACTTGTGTACGGTACAAACAGATGCTTTTGTTCAATCTTCCACCCGGGAAAAGTCATCTCCAGGACAAAGGTTTCAGGATCCCACTTCGCCAGTGCTTGATCAGTCTGACCATAATCCTTCATTTGGTGAAACGGCATCACATGATGAGACTTATGAGCCTTCCTCGTTGTCATCTTCGGCATCTTCACAAGAAACATCATCAACAACAGCTGACCAGGAAGCGTCACAGACTAGAAAACTCATTGTTTGTGAGGACTCTCGAGACAATCTTCTTTTGAAAGTTCCATGCAGTACATGCCAAGCTCCAGTGGTGAGCATGAGGAAACATGTTATGGGCACTCACCTTAGATGTAGCCTGACATGTTTGAATGGCCATGAATTTTTGTGGTCATCACAACCTTTCATTGCAATTCAGTAAAGTCATACAAGAGTTGAgaagtttttgtatttcttttatTATTCACTCACATATATCTTTTGTTATTCACTCACACCAAGTTAAATCAACATAGAAagattttttattaaaaaaaaaatagtactgTCCATTCATGCTTCCAATCAAATATAAGGCAACTGCGGTCACATCTACAGGATAATTATTTCTATAATGTAACTGAGTTGACCATTTCAGACTGCTTTGAAACTGACATAACTCTTTGATGGAGCGGGAAATTTCTCTCGAATCTTGGTCACCACACAAGAGGGAGCAGCTCTTCTGTTACCTCATCCCAGTCTTCCATATACCCAGGATGTGAATGCTTTATATGCCAGAAGGCGGTAGGTCCtgaaaaaataaagataaaaaaattAATCTATTCATTTTTTAAGAACGTGAAAGTAGTAAATATCTTGGAttatgaataagaaaataaatacctattatattattatatatctgtccctctgagttacatgtcggtcctgggatcgagatgctgaacctcttctgctccttggacctgcctgatccatcctggtgccctgtgtctggttggagtctcatcgcatcgctcctgtggaggacggccccatgaggacagttgaaagtcacacctggaggacgctctggactcttacagtaatgcttttatggctgaggactacagttgacttgctaactttaggactgcagttgtcatgaatagttttgcactcaagtttccatcaatgaagagtttataacatcaacgaaactgacttcatgttaaaaccgttaatgttatagtcatgttgtctgttgttgcccaaatgaggatgggttcccttttgagtctggttcctctcgaggtttcttcctcatgtcgtctgagggagtttttccttgccaccgtcgccacaggcttctcattggggatagattagggataaaattagctcatgttttaagtcgttcaaattctgtaaagctgctttgcaacaatgtttattgttaaaagcgcgatacaaataaactcgacttgacttgactattatcCAAATCTTTTCCGCCATACCCACGAATATCCGTCATAATTGTCATCAGTACTCCTAGGACCCCAGGTGTCAATCACACCAACTGAAAATCTGTGTTTTGCATGATGCACTTTTCACCATCTCCGAGTGATACAGCTGAAATCTCTTTGCAACACAAACATTTGTATTCAGTGTTCATCTTGCAACAGTTTTCACACTCGCACCACGAAGAAACCGGCATGTTCATCCGATCACGGCTCTCTTCATCACTGACATCACTATCTGAAGATGATGCGTCGTCAGAACTAGAATCATCctggtccttatcctgtcgtctttccaactctgctctactccatgttggttcgaagttgtatggaataatctctaTCACTGATgatgctggcaaatctcaaaattaatctaaattggaatgatatggcgatctggccgctgtgtaaacagttttcaaaatggtggcactgacacttcacgtttgaagtctcgcacaagtctcgtgaagatcgcgcgaatAAGCGACGCTTGCCGTGGACCatatgaactacattcaacatggctaaaaaccaaaaaggctgataagtgtaatataatatgccaatacgagtcacgatataaggttaataaaaccgaaagtgtaattgaataacacgttaattaggaaataaagcaagtttaaaaatgacttcagttcacctttaattatatatata
This genomic interval from Neoarius graeffei isolate fNeoGra1 chromosome 20, fNeoGra1.pri, whole genome shotgun sequence contains the following:
- the LOC132868243 gene encoding uncharacterized protein LOC132868243, with the protein product MRNTAKPLRDVGNVSPVTPIPCMSSTALRTSLLIDTPATVPLLSSHTAAPHQKANPCACQTLLASGSKHKADTPMQFYPSKISKKMNTVSVGEQARQNMSGRGVQTKTSITRRSIQTVMTNRTQSTQASFPLMAKKYKSSGTQTYERHTTTATQTVQSNVQCSTRTETTGYVETCVRYKQMLLFNLPPGKSHLQDKGFRIPLRQCLISLTIILHLVKRHHMMRLMSLPRCHLRHLHKKHHQQQLTRKRHRLENSLFVRTLETIFF